A genomic window from Etheostoma spectabile isolate EspeVRDwgs_2016 chromosome 13, UIUC_Espe_1.0, whole genome shotgun sequence includes:
- the LOC116700205 gene encoding lathosterol oxidase: MDLVLNVADYYVLTPYVFPASWPEEGALRQIISLLVLTNLGAAVLYLGLGAVSYFFIFDHNLMKHPQFLENQVQREIKYAMTSLPWISIPTVALFFAEVRGYSKLYDNVHDSPLGWPGLFLSMISFLFFTDMCIYWIHRFLHHKLIYKLFHKPHHIWKIPSPFASHAFHPVDGFMQGFPYHIYPFLFPLHKVLYLALYIFVNIWTISIHDGDYRVPGALTGAINGSAHHTDHHLFFDYNYGQYFTLWDRXXXXYRHPSALMGKGPHDLIRKLQAEGKLRDDRVKANGQVNGHAQRGATSKEE, encoded by the exons ATGGATCTTGTGCTGAATGTTGCCGACTATTACGTCCTCACCCCGTATGTGTTCCCTGCATCGTGGCCCGAAGAGGGGGCCTTGCGGCAGATCATCAGCCTGTTGGTGCTGACCAACCTCGGGGCTGCAGTCCTGTACCTGGGCCTGGGAGCCGTCAGCTACTTCTTCATCTTTGACCACAATCTGATGAAGCACCCGCAGTTCTTAGAG aaTCAGGTTCAGAGAGAGATCAAATATGCGATGACCTCTCTTCCCTGGATCAGCATACCCACGGTGGCCTTGTTTTTTGCTGAAGTAAGAGGATACAGCAAACTGTACGACAATGTCCATGACTCTCCGCTGG ggtGGCCTGGGCTCTTCCTGAGTATGATCTCCTTCCTGTTTTTCACTGACATGTGTATCTACTGGATTCATCGGTTCCTGCATCATAAGCTTATTTACAAG CTGTTTCACAAACCGCACCACATATGGAAGATCCCCTCTCCCTTTGCCAGCCATGCCTTTCATCCAGTAGACGGCTTCATGCAGGGATTCCCATATCACATCTACCCCTTCCTCTTCCCCCTCCACAAGGTTCTCTACTTGGCCCTGTACATTTTCGTCAACATCTGGACCATCTCTATCCATGACGGTGACTATCGCGTGCCTGGAGCTCTGACGGGTGCCATCAACGGCTCAGCTCACCACACTGACCACCACCTCTTCTTCGACTACAACTACGGCCAGTACTTCACTCTGTGGGACCGCCNNNNNNNNNNCTACAGGCATCCGTCGGCTCTGATGGGGAAGGGTCCTCATGACCTGATCCGGAAGCTTCAAGCAGAGGGAAAGTTGAGAGATGACAGAGTGAAGGCTAACGGGCAAGTGAATGGACATGCTCAGAGAGGAGCCACGTCTAAGGAGGAGTAA